A stretch of the Streptomyces sp. NBC_01428 genome encodes the following:
- a CDS encoding class I SAM-dependent methyltransferase — protein MTTFDESERLKWAGQGAAYAGGFAKLCAYAVPHLLDAAEVGPGTRMLDVGTGPGTVAAAACARGATVTAVDAEPTMVELAEQSAPPADVRVATLPELPFSEAEFDVVVANFVLNHVGRPKMALAELRRVVKPGGLIALTVWAMPPAPGQALIGRAIRAAGAVRPPGLPAGLAPEDEFTRDENGLAELLDSAGLREATCETLRWNHRASVDEWWSGPASGVASAGLMVTSQTSRVRAEIKRHFDLFSAELADSDGVLSLPHAALLARARR, from the coding sequence ATGACGACGTTCGACGAGAGCGAGCGGCTGAAGTGGGCCGGCCAGGGTGCCGCCTACGCCGGAGGCTTCGCCAAGCTGTGCGCCTACGCCGTACCGCACCTGCTCGATGCCGCCGAGGTCGGACCCGGCACGCGGATGCTGGATGTGGGGACGGGGCCGGGTACGGTGGCCGCCGCCGCGTGCGCAAGAGGCGCGACGGTCACTGCCGTGGACGCGGAGCCGACCATGGTCGAGCTGGCCGAGCAGTCCGCGCCGCCGGCTGACGTGCGCGTGGCCACGCTTCCCGAACTGCCCTTTTCCGAGGCGGAGTTCGACGTCGTCGTCGCCAACTTCGTACTGAACCACGTGGGTCGGCCCAAGATGGCCTTGGCGGAACTCCGTCGCGTCGTGAAACCCGGCGGCTTGATCGCGTTGACGGTTTGGGCGATGCCGCCCGCTCCCGGCCAGGCCTTGATCGGTCGTGCGATCCGGGCCGCGGGTGCTGTACGTCCGCCCGGCCTGCCTGCGGGGCTGGCACCGGAGGACGAGTTCACCCGGGACGAGAACGGCCTGGCGGAGCTGCTGGATTCGGCGGGACTCCGCGAGGCGACGTGCGAGACGCTGCGCTGGAATCACCGCGCGAGCGTCGATGAGTGGTGGAGCGGGCCCGCGAGCGGTGTCGCGTCCGCCGGTCTGATGGTGACGAGCCAGACCTCACGGGTCCGGGCCGAGATCAAGCGCCACTTCGACCTGTTCAGCGCGGAACTCGCGGATTCCGACGGCGTGTTGTCGCTGCCGCACGCGGCGTTGCTCGCTCGGGCCCGCCGCTGA
- a CDS encoding antibiotic biosynthesis monooxygenase family protein: MSDPSQAPVTPVEAYEPPYYVAVFTTVRTQDQSGYSETNARMEELVKEIPGYLGMDHAQTPGGLGITVGYFRDAEALTEWRSHAEHRAAQQRGRAEWYENYTLHVAKVERSHGFSRP, translated from the coding sequence ATGAGCGATCCATCGCAAGCGCCTGTCACGCCCGTCGAGGCATACGAACCCCCCTACTACGTGGCTGTCTTCACCACGGTTCGAACGCAGGACCAGAGCGGCTACAGCGAGACGAACGCCCGCATGGAAGAGCTGGTGAAGGAGATCCCTGGGTACCTGGGGATGGACCACGCGCAGACTCCGGGCGGCCTGGGCATCACCGTCGGGTATTTCCGTGACGCGGAAGCTCTCACGGAATGGCGATCCCACGCCGAGCACCGCGCCGCCCAACAGCGTGGACGAGCCGAGTGGTACGAGAACTACACCCTGCATGTGGCGAAGGTGGAGCGGAGCCACGGGTTCTCACGACCGTAG
- a CDS encoding DUF1152 domain-containing protein, which produces MTALHCNPLFARLADAERILVAGAGGGFDIYSGLPLALSLMHQGKQVYLANLSFSALEGLPVDDWAAPDVAAVGPTSSLHQTYFPERTLAQWLHQHGYPSTVYAFPQTGVRPLRAAYEALIELHGVDAVVLVDGGTDILMRGDEAGLGTPEEDLASVAALAALDDVATRLVVSVGFGVDAYHGVNHAQVLENIAALERDGAYLGAFSIPRATREGALYLDAVTHAQQHTPDHPSIVNGSIAAAVRGSFGDVRFTDRTRGSELFVNPLMSLYFAFALPGLAARCLYLDRIEDTHLMRQVHSRIAEFRDSVVTRPPRVFPH; this is translated from the coding sequence ATGACGGCACTCCACTGCAACCCGCTCTTCGCCCGCCTCGCCGATGCCGAACGGATCCTCGTCGCGGGTGCGGGTGGCGGCTTCGACATCTACTCCGGCCTGCCGCTGGCGCTCTCCCTCATGCACCAGGGCAAGCAGGTGTACCTCGCCAACCTCTCCTTCAGCGCGCTGGAGGGGCTCCCCGTCGACGACTGGGCCGCACCCGACGTGGCAGCGGTGGGACCGACGTCATCGTTGCATCAGACCTACTTCCCCGAGAGGACCCTTGCCCAATGGCTGCATCAGCACGGCTATCCCTCCACCGTGTACGCCTTCCCCCAGACCGGGGTCCGTCCGCTGCGCGCGGCCTATGAAGCACTGATCGAACTGCACGGTGTCGATGCCGTGGTCCTGGTCGACGGTGGCACGGACATACTGATGCGCGGCGACGAAGCCGGGCTCGGTACGCCGGAGGAGGACCTGGCCAGCGTGGCCGCGCTGGCCGCCCTGGACGACGTGGCCACCCGCCTCGTCGTGTCGGTCGGATTCGGCGTCGATGCGTACCACGGCGTCAACCACGCGCAGGTGTTGGAGAACATCGCCGCGCTGGAACGCGACGGCGCGTACCTCGGTGCGTTCTCGATACCCCGCGCGACTCGCGAGGGCGCGCTCTACCTCGACGCGGTGACGCACGCTCAGCAGCACACCCCGGACCACCCCAGCATCGTCAACGGATCCATCGCGGCGGCCGTGCGCGGCTCGTTCGGTGACGTCCGGTTCACCGATCGCACCCGGGGCAGCGAGTTGTTCGTGAACCCCCTGATGTCCCTGTACTTCGCCTTCGCCCTCCCGGGCCTGGCGGCACGCTGCCTGTACCTGGACCGGATCGAGGACACCCATCTGATGCGCCAAGTCCACTCGCGGATCGCCGAGTTCCGTGATTCCGTGGTGACGCGGCCACCCCGTGTCTTCCCGCACTGA
- a CDS encoding GNAT family N-acetyltransferase gives MTEQGGIVVVPWPGRRLSAQGELAGLLAAYHLATEAEKGEAVSDVDELPDRYRAEISDPGTAFAEDAVLLALVGDTAVGCLVMTAPADGRSEVKRLWTDPSVRGRGIASALLCAAFEQAAESGVKTVRLSVWNWRTGAIALYGRLGFAVVASWDARDRLVCMQRAV, from the coding sequence ATGACGGAACAAGGCGGGATCGTTGTCGTCCCCTGGCCGGGGCGGAGACTCTCCGCGCAGGGGGAGCTGGCCGGTCTGTTGGCCGCGTACCACCTGGCGACGGAGGCCGAGAAGGGCGAGGCTGTCTCCGACGTGGACGAGTTGCCGGACCGCTATCGGGCGGAGATCTCGGACCCGGGGACGGCGTTCGCCGAGGATGCCGTGCTGCTGGCCCTCGTCGGCGACACGGCCGTGGGCTGCCTGGTGATGACCGCCCCCGCCGACGGGCGGTCGGAGGTCAAGCGCCTTTGGACGGACCCGTCCGTCCGGGGCCGGGGCATCGCCTCCGCCCTTCTCTGCGCCGCGTTCGAGCAGGCCGCGGAGAGCGGTGTGAAGACCGTGCGGCTGTCGGTGTGGAACTGGCGGACCGGGGCCATCGCCCTGTACGGGCGGCTCGGCTTCGCCGTTGTCGCATCATGGGACGCACGGGATCGACTGGTGTGCATGCAGCGCGCCGTGTGA
- a CDS encoding nuclear transport factor 2 family protein, which translates to MTAESPAQTVQRLFPLLAEGKNAEASALFADVVSFSVPHPPGIPWVPEVDSAEGMRTFFDLLQTHVQAKEFELRQVIAADDDVVLIGRMVSEVKKTGREIATAFALHTTVRDGRITRYHLYEDTYAVAQAYFGD; encoded by the coding sequence ATGACAGCAGAATCACCGGCACAGACCGTGCAACGCCTGTTCCCGCTGCTCGCCGAGGGAAAGAACGCGGAGGCGTCGGCTCTCTTCGCTGACGTCGTGTCCTTCTCCGTCCCGCACCCGCCAGGCATCCCGTGGGTGCCTGAGGTCGACTCCGCGGAGGGCATGAGAACGTTCTTCGACCTGCTGCAGACCCATGTACAGGCCAAGGAGTTCGAGCTCCGTCAGGTCATCGCCGCCGACGACGATGTCGTTCTCATCGGGCGCATGGTCTCCGAGGTCAAGAAGACGGGCCGCGAGATCGCCACCGCCTTCGCCCTGCACACCACGGTCCGGGATGGGCGAATCACCCGCTACCACCTGTACGAGGACACCTACGCCGTCGCTCAGGCCTACTTCGGCGACTGA
- a CDS encoding DUF2231 domain-containing protein, whose translation MSTHADASTSSTAHRALDTASSGWLTALDRIERSEVADPVINMLQQGIRSLPLGSARDLLRGRQLGHPVHPVLVHVPIGCWLSAAVLDVVPSGRQSPAILTAVGLAGVAPAAVAGWVDWADLPPRQSRVGLLHAISNVAAVGFYTASLSARLRGRSAKGRLWALGGLTAVAVSGALGGHVAYRKDAEARPAP comes from the coding sequence ATGAGCACTCATGCCGACGCTTCCACATCCAGTACGGCGCATCGAGCCCTCGATACCGCATCGTCCGGGTGGCTGACCGCCCTGGACCGTATCGAACGGTCAGAAGTTGCCGATCCGGTGATCAACATGCTTCAACAGGGGATCCGTTCGCTGCCCTTGGGAAGCGCACGGGATCTGCTGCGCGGCAGGCAGCTGGGTCATCCCGTGCATCCCGTACTGGTGCACGTGCCCATCGGTTGCTGGTTGTCCGCAGCCGTCCTGGACGTCGTGCCGTCGGGCAGGCAGTCACCTGCGATCCTCACGGCGGTGGGCCTGGCCGGCGTCGCCCCGGCGGCGGTCGCGGGCTGGGTCGACTGGGCGGACCTGCCGCCCCGCCAGTCCCGGGTCGGCCTGCTGCACGCGATCTCGAACGTGGCTGCCGTCGGCTTCTACACCGCGTCCTTGTCCGCAAGGCTCCGCGGTCGCTCGGCGAAGGGCAGGCTGTGGGCGCTCGGCGGGCTGACGGCCGTCGCGGTGAGCGGCGCGCTGGGCGGCCACGTCGCCTACCGCAAGGACGCCGAAGCCCGGCCCGCGCCATAG
- a CDS encoding maltokinase N-terminal cap-like domain-containing protein, which translates to MATIHRTTLSPTKLELLTGWLPKQSWYRGSGASPELVKAGGFRLDDPDGAVGIEFMVVVDAAPQDPVAYLVPLSYRGEPLEGAPGEALIGTSEHGVLGTRWVYDGVHDPVVTAQLRALLRGKAVPQQQSESDTPDPTVTVYASGAGDELDVHVNRVLQPMRAAQTPPRGAVAGWTWSDGTSARGVFVDVASS; encoded by the coding sequence ATGGCCACCATTCACCGCACCACCTTGTCGCCCACCAAGCTGGAGCTTCTCACCGGCTGGCTTCCGAAGCAGAGCTGGTATCGGGGAAGCGGGGCCTCGCCGGAACTGGTCAAGGCCGGCGGGTTCCGTCTGGACGATCCGGACGGCGCGGTCGGGATCGAGTTCATGGTCGTGGTGGATGCCGCACCGCAGGACCCGGTGGCGTACCTGGTGCCGCTGAGCTACCGCGGTGAGCCCTTGGAGGGCGCTCCCGGAGAGGCACTGATCGGCACCTCCGAGCATGGGGTGCTCGGTACCCGGTGGGTCTACGACGGTGTCCACGACCCGGTGGTGACAGCGCAGTTGCGTGCGCTGCTGCGCGGCAAGGCGGTGCCGCAGCAACAGAGTGAGAGCGACACCCCCGACCCGACCGTCACCGTGTACGCGTCCGGCGCCGGCGACGAACTGGACGTCCACGTCAACCGTGTCCTGCAGCCGATGCGGGCTGCGCAGACGCCGCCCAGGGGCGCTGTCGCCGGGTGGACCTGGTCGGACGGAACGTCGGCGCGAGGCGTTTTCGTGGACGTGGCGTCGTCATGA
- a CDS encoding SpoIIE family protein phosphatase, with translation MSGRTQQPGFWTLDDALADTVRRTGASAGGIYLLDETEAILSLVVICGIPADVAWPWRRVPLNAPVPVGDAIREDRLVWVGSQDHMARAYPRAAASLPYRFALAATPLRDSGRCRGALMLLWPASHPPGATARERGNIASAGRRIARLLDEAPVPTAVPEHPRIVPVGAVVRPQGSQSPQAAADYIERLPETALGLDLQGRITFLAAATESLLGVDAGRLLGTRPWQSLPWLDKTHIEDHYRTAVISRDPVTFTALRPPDTWLRFQLYPDASGISVRITPATAPEQDQIPTPAPSRSVGAATPSPPQVGRLYQLVHLAAALTETVAVRDVVELIADQVLPAFGADGLVLSANDAGRLKITGHHGYDRHTIEGLDGLPLDTDLTPAGQVLADGIPSFFASPPEMARRYPRAPRISGKQAWAFLPLVVSGQPVGCCILSYDSPHDFGADERAVLTSLAGLIAQALDRARLYDATRDLAGTLQQALLPRSLPSLPGLESAARYLPASRGMDIGGDFYDVIRIDATTAAAVIGDVQGHNVSAAALMGQVRTAIHAAAGAPPDQVLARTNRVLADLETELLVSCLYVHIDLARQEAVLASAGHPPPLLHHPATSPCVMELDPGPLLGIDPDLAYPLTSQPLPPGTTLALYTDGLIEVPGIDADQTAQGLARHLGRHSGHSLDRLIDMLLHHARPHAHYTDDIAMLLLRTGQPPVL, from the coding sequence GTGTCTGGCCGCACTCAGCAGCCCGGCTTCTGGACGCTGGATGATGCCCTGGCGGACACGGTGCGCCGCACCGGTGCCTCCGCGGGTGGTATCTACCTGCTCGACGAGACAGAAGCGATCCTGAGCCTCGTCGTGATCTGCGGCATCCCCGCGGATGTGGCCTGGCCGTGGCGGCGCGTGCCCCTGAACGCGCCCGTACCGGTCGGTGACGCCATCCGCGAGGACCGGCTGGTCTGGGTGGGATCGCAGGACCACATGGCCCGCGCCTATCCCCGCGCGGCCGCGAGCCTGCCCTACCGGTTCGCGCTCGCCGCGACCCCGCTGCGGGACAGCGGCCGATGCCGGGGCGCTCTCATGCTGCTGTGGCCCGCCAGCCACCCTCCCGGCGCCACCGCACGCGAACGCGGCAATATCGCTTCCGCGGGACGGCGCATCGCCCGCCTCCTGGATGAGGCCCCCGTACCGACCGCCGTGCCGGAGCATCCTCGTATCGTTCCTGTCGGCGCGGTCGTCCGCCCGCAGGGGAGCCAGTCTCCGCAGGCGGCTGCGGACTACATCGAGCGTTTGCCCGAAACAGCACTGGGCCTGGACCTTCAGGGGCGGATCACCTTCCTGGCCGCCGCGACGGAGTCGCTGCTCGGCGTCGATGCCGGACGGCTGCTCGGCACCCGCCCCTGGCAATCCCTGCCCTGGCTGGACAAAACCCACATCGAAGACCACTACCGCACCGCCGTCATCAGCCGAGATCCCGTCACCTTCACGGCTCTACGACCCCCCGACACCTGGCTGCGATTCCAGCTCTACCCGGACGCCAGCGGCATCAGTGTCCGCATCACGCCCGCCACGGCACCCGAGCAGGACCAGATCCCGACACCCGCGCCATCACGATCCGTCGGCGCCGCCACACCGAGCCCTCCGCAGGTCGGACGCCTGTACCAACTGGTACATCTGGCAGCCGCGCTCACCGAGACGGTCGCCGTGCGGGACGTCGTCGAACTGATCGCCGACCAAGTCCTGCCAGCCTTCGGCGCGGACGGCCTGGTGCTCTCGGCCAACGACGCCGGCCGGCTGAAGATCACAGGACACCACGGCTACGACCGGCATACGATCGAAGGACTCGACGGCCTGCCGCTCGACACCGATCTCACCCCTGCCGGGCAGGTCCTCGCGGACGGGATTCCCTCTTTCTTCGCCAGCCCCCCTGAGATGGCCCGCCGCTATCCCCGGGCGCCAAGGATCAGCGGCAAGCAGGCATGGGCCTTTCTGCCGCTGGTCGTCTCCGGCCAACCCGTGGGGTGCTGCATCCTCTCCTACGACAGCCCTCACGACTTCGGCGCGGACGAGCGCGCCGTGCTGACATCTCTGGCCGGACTGATCGCCCAAGCCCTGGACCGTGCCAGGCTCTACGACGCGACCCGCGACCTCGCCGGCACCCTCCAGCAAGCCCTTCTGCCGCGCAGCCTGCCGAGCCTGCCGGGCCTCGAGAGCGCCGCGCGTTACCTGCCCGCCAGCCGCGGCATGGACATCGGGGGAGACTTCTACGACGTCATCCGCATCGACGCCACCACGGCCGCAGCCGTCATCGGCGACGTCCAAGGCCACAACGTGTCAGCTGCCGCCCTCATGGGCCAGGTCCGCACCGCGATCCACGCGGCCGCAGGCGCCCCACCCGACCAAGTACTGGCCCGCACGAACCGGGTCCTGGCCGACCTGGAGACCGAACTGCTCGTCTCCTGCCTGTACGTGCACATCGACCTCGCACGCCAAGAAGCCGTCCTGGCCAGCGCGGGCCACCCACCACCGCTCCTCCATCATCCAGCTACCTCACCCTGCGTGATGGAACTCGACCCCGGCCCCCTGCTCGGCATCGACCCCGACCTCGCCTACCCCCTCACCTCCCAACCGCTCCCACCGGGCACCACTCTCGCCCTCTACACCGACGGCCTCATCGAAGTTCCCGGCATCGACGCCGACCAGACCGCCCAGGGCCTCGCCCGCCACCTCGGCCGACACAGCGGGCACAGCCTCGACCGGCTCATCGACATGCTCCTCCACCACGCCCGGCCCCACGCCCACTACACCGACGACATCGCCATGCTCCTGCTGCGCACCGGCCAACCCCCCGTCCTCTGA